A region of Dermochelys coriacea isolate rDerCor1 chromosome 1, rDerCor1.pri.v4, whole genome shotgun sequence DNA encodes the following proteins:
- the RGN gene encoding regucalcin isoform X1, which yields MPWLRFAEMSSIKIECAVNENCKIGESPVWEEKESSLIYVDISGKKICRWNSFTKQVQSVSMDAPVSSVALRKSGDYVVTLGTRFAALKWKDQSVTTIVHIDKDKPNNRFNDGKVDPAGRFFAGTMAEEIRPAVLERHQGALYTLFPDHSVVKHFDQVDISNGLDWSLDHKTFFYIDSLSYSVDAFDYDLQTGKISNRRSMYKLEKEESIPDGMCIDTEGKLWVACYDGGRVIRLDPETGKRIQTVKLPVDKTTSCCFGGKDYSEMYVTSACQGMDDESFSRQPQAGGIFKITGLGVKGIPPYSFAG from the exons ATGCCGTGGCTACGGTTTGCG GAAATGTCATCCATTAAGATTGAGTGTGCTGTCAATGAGAATTGCAAAATTGGAGAATCTCCGGtctgggaagaaaaggaaagctCACTTATATATGTGGATATAAGTGGTAAAAAGATTTGCCGATGGAATTCATTCACCAAGCAAGTGCAAAGTGTTTCTATGG ATGCTCCTGTTAGCAGCGTGGCCCTTCGGAAATCTGGGGATTATGTCGTTACCCTGGGAACCAGGTTTGCTGCTTTAAAATGGAAAGACCAGTCAGTAACCACCATTGTTCACATTGACAAGGATAAACCAAACAACAGATTCAATGATGGGAAAGTGGACCCTGCAGGGAGATTTTTTGCAG GTACCATGGCTGAGGAGATTCGACCTGCTGTGCTAGAGAGACACCAAGGTGCTCTGTATACACTCTTCCCTGATCATTCTGTAGTGAAGCATTTTGATCAGGTGGACATCTCTAATGGCTTGGATTGGTCACTGGATCACAAGACTTTCTTTTACATTGATAGCCTGTCCTACTCTGTGGATGCCTTTGATTATGATCTGCAAACAGGAAAAATTT CCAATCGCAGGAGTATGTACAAGCtagaaaaggaagaaagcatCCCTGATGGAATGTGTATTGATACAGAAGGCAAACTCTGGGTAGCCTGTTACGATGGAGGGAGAGTGATCCGTCTAGATCCTGAGACAG GAAAAAGAATCCAGACTGTGAAGCTGCCTGTTGACAAGACAACTTCCTGCTGCTTTGGTGGAAAGGATTATTCAGAAATGTATGTGACTTCTGCATGTCAAGGAATGGATGATGAATCGTTTTCACGGCAACCGCAGGCTGGTGGTATTTTCAAG
- the RGN gene encoding regucalcin isoform X2: MSSIKIECAVNENCKIGESPVWEEKESSLIYVDISGKKICRWNSFTKQVQSVSMDAPVSSVALRKSGDYVVTLGTRFAALKWKDQSVTTIVHIDKDKPNNRFNDGKVDPAGRFFAGTMAEEIRPAVLERHQGALYTLFPDHSVVKHFDQVDISNGLDWSLDHKTFFYIDSLSYSVDAFDYDLQTGKISNRRSMYKLEKEESIPDGMCIDTEGKLWVACYDGGRVIRLDPETGKRIQTVKLPVDKTTSCCFGGKDYSEMYVTSACQGMDDESFSRQPQAGGIFKITGLGVKGIPPYSFAG, from the exons ATGTCATCCATTAAGATTGAGTGTGCTGTCAATGAGAATTGCAAAATTGGAGAATCTCCGGtctgggaagaaaaggaaagctCACTTATATATGTGGATATAAGTGGTAAAAAGATTTGCCGATGGAATTCATTCACCAAGCAAGTGCAAAGTGTTTCTATGG ATGCTCCTGTTAGCAGCGTGGCCCTTCGGAAATCTGGGGATTATGTCGTTACCCTGGGAACCAGGTTTGCTGCTTTAAAATGGAAAGACCAGTCAGTAACCACCATTGTTCACATTGACAAGGATAAACCAAACAACAGATTCAATGATGGGAAAGTGGACCCTGCAGGGAGATTTTTTGCAG GTACCATGGCTGAGGAGATTCGACCTGCTGTGCTAGAGAGACACCAAGGTGCTCTGTATACACTCTTCCCTGATCATTCTGTAGTGAAGCATTTTGATCAGGTGGACATCTCTAATGGCTTGGATTGGTCACTGGATCACAAGACTTTCTTTTACATTGATAGCCTGTCCTACTCTGTGGATGCCTTTGATTATGATCTGCAAACAGGAAAAATTT CCAATCGCAGGAGTATGTACAAGCtagaaaaggaagaaagcatCCCTGATGGAATGTGTATTGATACAGAAGGCAAACTCTGGGTAGCCTGTTACGATGGAGGGAGAGTGATCCGTCTAGATCCTGAGACAG GAAAAAGAATCCAGACTGTGAAGCTGCCTGTTGACAAGACAACTTCCTGCTGCTTTGGTGGAAAGGATTATTCAGAAATGTATGTGACTTCTGCATGTCAAGGAATGGATGATGAATCGTTTTCACGGCAACCGCAGGCTGGTGGTATTTTCAAG